Proteins from a genomic interval of Sporolactobacillus sp. Y61:
- a CDS encoding DUF3899 domain-containing protein — MRSCSLKPGALYLSMAVIEPVLTVIIQFVYEHPFSVHALTDALGTISLLAFNVGLIIFIIQGGFFDGMIYSFKRFSRSVRKSRLGDQDTEPPLSQYKIRDGKRTGITWPLIIISAFYFLLSLAVALFL; from the coding sequence ATGAGGTCCTGCTCACTAAAACCGGGAGCGCTTTATCTGTCGATGGCTGTCATCGAGCCCGTCCTGACGGTTATCATTCAGTTTGTTTATGAACATCCCTTTTCCGTACACGCCCTGACCGATGCGCTGGGGACGATCAGTCTGCTGGCATTCAATGTGGGTTTAATCATTTTTATTATTCAGGGCGGCTTCTTTGACGGGATGATCTACAGTTTTAAAAGGTTCTCCCGCTCTGTCCGGAAAAGCCGTCTTGGAGATCAGGATACGGAGCCCCCTCTTTCGCAATATAAAATACGGGACGGAAAGCGCACCGGAATCACCTGGCCGCTGATTATTATCAGTGCCTTCTATTTCCTGCTGAGCCTGGCTGTGGCCTTATTTTTATAA
- a CDS encoding peptide ABC transporter substrate-binding protein: protein MKRAKAKWSLVLSFVLAISLVLAACGGSGSSSSDKSKSSNKLAKDQTLNLAIGADIPTLDPTQVTDTVSNNVVAMTMAGLTRMHNNKYEWDLATGEPEISADKKVYTFKLRDQNWSDGKPVTAQDFVYGWQRQNDPAAKPAYNFLFASVGILNAAKIQNPDDPMYGKFQNLGVKALDDKTLQVTLERPAPPFFYSLLSQAQFMPQRADFIKAQGKKYAQSAENVLYNGPFVLDSWKKGSGWTYKKNGDYWNKAKTKLNTVNFRVVKETSTAINLYKTNKIDEVGLTAEYVDSFKKSNPKEVQSAVSSPTWFLRFNQKTNKNLKNINLRKAIGAAIDREGLVKTILNNGSVASNYVVPAHFVTGPDGKDFRAASPDGFPAGDAAAAKDYWNKAKEELGISKLHLNFLSQDGSNTQQLNQYVANQIKKNLPGVTVTINSQPFANYLKLTDEFKFDIQFGGWFPDYQDPMTFLDMWTTDQPMSTTGWSNKKFDNLVKTASEGTADYSKRWNEMIQAEKTMMADYPIAPLYQEGHTWAQKPYVKGLSFPSYGAETDFAQAYLLEH, encoded by the coding sequence TTGAAGAGAGCGAAAGCTAAATGGTCACTCGTGCTGTCTTTTGTGCTGGCAATCAGCCTGGTGCTTGCAGCCTGCGGCGGCTCCGGCAGCAGCAGCAGTGACAAGAGCAAAAGCAGCAACAAACTGGCCAAGGATCAGACACTGAATCTGGCCATAGGTGCGGATATTCCGACACTTGATCCGACACAGGTTACCGATACGGTATCCAACAATGTGGTAGCCATGACCATGGCAGGACTGACAAGGATGCATAACAATAAGTACGAATGGGATCTGGCCACCGGTGAACCGGAAATCAGTGCGGACAAGAAGGTTTATACCTTTAAGCTTCGTGACCAGAACTGGTCGGACGGCAAACCTGTCACAGCCCAGGATTTCGTTTACGGCTGGCAGCGCCAGAATGATCCGGCAGCAAAACCTGCCTACAATTTCCTGTTTGCCTCGGTCGGTATCCTGAATGCAGCAAAAATACAGAATCCGGACGATCCGATGTATGGCAAGTTCCAGAATCTCGGTGTCAAAGCTCTGGACGACAAGACACTGCAGGTTACCTTGGAACGTCCTGCCCCGCCTTTCTTCTACAGTCTGCTTTCACAAGCACAGTTTATGCCTCAGCGTGCTGATTTTATCAAGGCGCAGGGTAAGAAATACGCACAGAGTGCTGAAAATGTGCTTTATAACGGTCCGTTTGTTCTTGACAGCTGGAAGAAGGGCAGCGGCTGGACGTACAAAAAGAACGGGGACTACTGGAATAAAGCAAAAACAAAACTGAATACCGTTAATTTCCGGGTAGTCAAGGAAACATCCACAGCAATTAACCTTTACAAAACGAACAAGATCGACGAAGTCGGCCTGACTGCTGAATATGTTGATTCCTTCAAGAAATCGAATCCGAAAGAAGTACAGAGTGCGGTTTCTTCACCGACATGGTTCCTCCGGTTCAATCAGAAAACAAACAAAAATCTGAAGAATATCAATCTGCGTAAAGCGATTGGTGCAGCTATTGACCGTGAAGGACTGGTTAAAACAATCCTGAATAACGGTTCTGTTGCATCTAATTACGTTGTTCCGGCTCATTTTGTCACCGGTCCGGATGGAAAAGACTTCCGTGCCGCTTCGCCTGATGGTTTTCCTGCCGGCGATGCAGCTGCTGCAAAAGATTACTGGAATAAAGCTAAAGAGGAACTTGGTATATCGAAGCTGCACCTGAATTTCCTCAGCCAGGATGGCAGCAATACTCAGCAGTTGAATCAGTATGTAGCCAATCAGATTAAGAAAAATCTGCCTGGTGTGACCGTAACAATCAATTCACAGCCATTCGCAAATTATCTCAAGCTTACCGATGAATTTAAGTTTGATATTCAGTTCGGCGGCTGGTTCCCGGACTATCAGGACCCGATGACGTTCCTTGATATGTGGACGACTGATCAGCCAATGAGCACGACAGGATGGTCAAATAAGAAATTTGATAATCTCGTCAAAACTGCTTCTGAAGGCACAGCTGATTACAGCAAACGCTGGAATGAGATGATTCAGGCCGAAAAAACAATGATGGCAGATTACCCGATTGCCCCTCTTTATCAGGAAGGACATACATGGGCACAGAAGCCGTACGTTAAGGGTCTTTCATTCCCAAGCTATGGGGCTGAAACCGACTTTGCTCAGGCTTATCTGCTTGAACACTGA